In Anomaloglossus baeobatrachus isolate aAnoBae1 chromosome 6, aAnoBae1.hap1, whole genome shotgun sequence, the genomic stretch ctactacacttgcaaacttaaaacagaacttgaaaactcatctgttcagaaacgtctataaccttcaatgacctcactgcttcaccaccaccaccgtgcggagctgccgccccaccaccgtgcggagctgccgccccaccaccgtgcggagctgccgccccaccaccgtgcggagctgccgccccaccaccgtgcggagctgccgccccaccaccgtgcggagctgccgccccaccaccgtgcggagctgccgccccaccaccgtgcggagctgccgccccaccaccgtgcggagctgccgccccaccaccgtgcggagctgccgccccaccaccgtgcggagctgccgccccaccaccgtgcggagctgccgcccaacctacaccccacctactgtctcctccccaaaatcctatagaatgtaagcccgcaagggcagggccctcttccctctgtactagtctgtctaccgtaacttgtgtatgtattctgtaggtaaccccttctcatgtacagcaccatggaatcaatggtgctctataaataaataataataatgatggttATCGGTATGGGATGTGGCCAAAtgacgtccacttctatgcctttctgtgactctcttccagtctctctgtagctCTGTTGcagcctgctgatgacactctaagcttAGTGGCCACATTGTCTCATGATGTAAAAAAATGTGAACCGCTTAAAGGCCATTGGGCACCACAAAAATGATCACAAATAACTGTACAGATTGCGGTGCTAACACAGTCCAAACACAAAAATTAATGCAAAAAAGGGACACAAACCTGCCCGGTAACAGTGCACACCCAAATCATACTATGTAAAAGCATGATCTTTATTAACACATACAAACTGACAAAAACAGAAATATTTCATTTAAAAATATGTTGGAAAAGAATAATTTCCAAATATATTGGGACAAGATATAATAATCTTACATGAATATCACCAAAATATACGAACACTGGACAATAATATCTATACAATAGTACCTGGCAGCACACTATACAGAGGGGACAATAAATGGTTAAGAAAAATGCAAATATGCTTAAATCATCCTGACACTAGCTAACAGGTACATAATTTAAATAGCCATCAACAAACAGTTGCCACTGTTACACTGACTGCCATAGAAAATAAAGTACCCAGCGTTCTGTATTACTTACTACCCTAAGCATGTCGCTACTTCATTAGCTTCATCAGGGGTTATCCTGTGCATGTgcagtgtgctcagataactttgaccaaggtttcaggttTTAATTAGCCTATTAGGGTTATGGCTTCTTCACTTGCATTAGGAAAGGCCTTTATAAACCTTTATAAAACCACAACCTCcttttaaccttgtgccaaaaaacagcagccctgggtttttttttaagcagctgcctagcacgttTTCATGTTtcactttcctcagttcgaaatgtaattaagaaaagaCGGTTAATGGGGACAATGGAGGTCAAGAAAGTCTGGAAGattaagcaaaatttctgtgagggcTCCTTATAGGATTGTTAGAGAGGCAAATTAGAATCCCTGCTTGactacaaaagaccttcaggaagatttagcagactgtaGTTTTTGTATATAGTTCTACTGTTCTGACACACCTGCACAAATACGGCCTTCATGTAGGAGTCATCAGAAGAAGCtgctcctgtgtcctcaccataaacttcgtcagaagtatgcaaaagaacatctaaacagtacgtatgcattttggaaacaagtcctgtggactgatgaggtttAAAACAGAACGCTTTGACCAGAATGCTcacaggtatgtgtggagaaaaaagggcacagaatttctggAAAAGAACATCTCTCCAACTATTATACATGAGTATGGATCAATCATGCTCTGGAGTTGTAGTGCAGCTAATGGCattgggaacatttcatgggtaaagGGAAGAATGGATTAAATTAAACTTCaacattcttgatgcaaacataacatctgtgtaaaaaaaaaacaaataaaaaccccCTGAAGTTGAAAAGAGAAGTGTCTACAAATAGATAATGATCATAACCATGTCATAATCCACACTAGACTATCTCAAAAGGCACACAGTCCCCTGAActcaatatcattgaaaatctgtggctagacctccaaaagagcagtgcatgcaagacgacccaggtatCTCACAGAACTGTAAGACTTCTCCAcgaaagaatggatgaaaatcccttcaGCAAGATttgagactcttggctggctacaaaaagcatttactgtACAAACTGTGATACTTGGCAAAGggagtgctactaggtactaaccatacacagagcccaaacttttgcattggcccaattTAGTTTTTTAATTTGTAACCCCTTTACGACAAAGGACGTAACTGTACATCCTTGGTCGCCGATCTCCCGTTACCATGGGTTCTGACAGCGAGTCCGTGGTAATTCCcacacatttctgctgatcaacaAACGTGGGGCTAAAAGGAGCAGGTAGATTGGAGATCCGCCCGCGCCGGTTAACCCTTTAGACTGCATTGCCAAACACTGACAGAGCTATTTAAATGGTTGTGGCAGAGATCGCGCTGTTCCCTGCAGCCATCGGCAGCCCTGTGACCTGATCATGAGGTGCCAATGTGTTGCCATTGTAGCATGGAGTCAACTCATGACCCCTGATGCTTCCATTACTACCTGTGAGTGCCGAGAGAGCGCTGATACAAGAgataagcatttctgctgatcagagcactgctgctctgatcaggagaaatgcacaggtaattggactaataaaataaaaaatgtgaaaaaaaaaagcttgaaAAAACCCAAAAGTTAaaatcgccccattgaaaataacacacaatttaaaaaaataaataaaaatatacacatttgttatctgcgcattcagaaatgcccgatctatcaaaatataaaatcagttaatctgtttGGAATATTTTTCTCGCCACACTGTACCAAACGCCAAAacttggatttttttatttttttttcctcattctcATGTACCCTATATGGTtacaactaatggtttcattcaaaagtacaactcttcccgcaaaaaaaacaagccctcatatggcaacattGACTTAAAAATAAAAGCTCTCGAAAGACGGGGAGGAAAAACCGAAAATTAAAATTGCCTggcggtgaaggggttaatatgtaaaAGATGAAAGtacctttttcttttttcccctaAACTACAAAGAAAATATTTCAACTTTCTGCCTTTTTCAGAGATTTTATTCTCACCTTTtatctgttcacaataacagtaattttgaccaggggagaCCAAGCTTTTACATACCAGTGTATACCATTGTTTCTTATATACCTGTACTATTGAtaaatgcaaagtttgttgaaagtgtAATTCCCAGTTTGTGTCCTAACACTGTAATTTAAACTTACCGTATCTCACGTTTCACATTGCGAAAGATCGTTGGGGCTTATTATGTAAAATGTGTACTATAGTTTATCAGTTATTTTAATTTACAATATTTTATAAAGCTTACTAATATTAATTGCCATTATTCTGGTACTAATTGTATTTCCTCTTTAAGATGTTTACAGTACCGTGGAAAATGCAAAACAACGAAGTATTGAAACCGGCCAAGTACTTTTCTGAACTGGAGAAGAATGTCCTCTTGGCTCTGGTAGAAAAATATAAATATGTATTGGAGTGCAAGAAAAGTGATGCACGGACTATTGCTCTCAAGCAGCGCACATGGCAAGCATTAGCTCATGAGTACAACTCTCAACCTAGTGTATCTTTGAGAGATTTTAAACAGCTAAAAAAGTGCTGGGAGAATATAAAAGCAAGGACCAGAAAGATAATGGCCCACGAAAGAAGAGAAAAATTGATGCGATGTGGGCTTGCCTCAAACAGCCTAAAAGAAAAGGTAGCGAGTATGATTCCAGAGCAGATCTACTATGTACAGACTCCATCTGAGGAGGAATCTCAATACAATCATGACTCTTCCAATCCAGGTAAAGGCTTCTAAGACTCCAGTGCCAGGAGAAATGAAGGCAGGATATTGATATGGAATGTATAATATTGTATTATGTAGAATCTGTCATCACGAAACCCTTCCCAAACTACTGTCCTTTACTGCAACCAAAAgaccgctctgtgtgtgtgtgtgtgtgtgtgtcctcctcCCCAAGCAGCACaatgacttaaggtggtgtcacacacagcgacaacgacgtcgctgctacgtcaccattttctgtgacgttgcagtgacgtcccgtcgctgtgttgtgacatccagcaacgagctggcccctgctgtgaggtcgccgctcgttgctgaatgtccagcttcattttttggtcttcgctctcccgctgtgacgcacagatcgctgtgtgtgacagcgagagagcgacgaaatgaagcgagcagggagcaggagccggcgtctggcagctgcggtaagctgtaaccaaggtaaacatcgggtaacctaggtggttacccgatatttaccttctttaccagcctccgccgctctcacgctgccagcgccggctcctgctctctgcacatgtagctgcagtacgcatcgtgtaattaacccgatgtgtactgtagctaggagagcagggagccagcgctcagtgtgcgcggctccctgcagatgttgcagcacagcgacgcgtgtcgttatgatcgctgcttcggctgctgtgtttgacagctaagcagcgatcataacagcgacttacaaggtcgctgctacgtcacagaaaatggtgacgtaacagcgacgtcgtggtcgctgtcgtttagtgtgaccccagctttaggcccCTTCTTTACACAGGCATAGCACCTCAGATGTAAGGGTAGATGTGACTGACGCTGCAGCTTGTCCCATTCAGTTCTGATGGTGTACGGGACAGGCAGCATTGTGAGGCAGAGCTATCTGTGTGAATTATGGATGAGCATCTATGTAAATAACATAAAAATGTGACTTTTAATCAAATAGTGTTTATCTCTGAGAATCTGCCATTGTTTTATTCCAGAGATCTTTTAAAGTGGGCATTTCCTTTTTTGAAAGGTCTGTGCTAATATTGTCACTAGTTATGTTGCCGATTTTCCCCTATATCCTTTTGCAGGTGTACATAGGTTTATGGCTGTAAGTTTAATTGATATACAATTATTTTTCATATGATCTAGACATGGAGTGCAAGAGAGTGAATCTCTTAGATTTGGAGCTTCTTATTGATGAACAAGGGAAAATCCAGACCAAACCATATAACAAAGTAGTTGAAACAGATTCATTGTGTGAAGACGGTTCACCATCCAGTTCAGTAGAAAAAGGTAATATGAAGACTGAaagcatttttatctttatgtactTGTAACTGTCATAAAAGTGCGTCTAAAGACCCCCAGTTGGCTGGTTCTTCTGACCTTGTCAGTATCAGATTAATAGCTGTGTATGGGGGCTCCTGACTCTTCCTCCAACATAATTTATTTATTGGGTTTATCAGGCAGTCTGAAATGTCTGATTAtggcttttatttttattttattttttttatattgaaaGAAAAGAAAaccaacaacaaaaaaaatgaatGGTTAGGAAAAGCAAAGCAATAGTCAaaaacacattaaagggaacctgtcaggtgcactatgcacccagaaccacgagcagctctgggtgcatattgctaatccctgcccaagactccctgtatacactagcatacttttttctaaagatctctttatgtattcctaatgatcctttatgatatggtaatgagcgcagggactagttgcaagggtgttcgtTCCCCTGACTAGTtcgccctcttagtatgttagcatgcccacagaggcTTCTTTAAGTGTCTATTTACTTCATGATGCACCCTCAGTCACACCAtgtataagtaaaaataaaaaaaccaccACTCACTCACCTAATCTGCAAATTGGCTGGTGCACATGCTTGAGCTTAGATGCCTGGCAAGGTGTCACAGTGGCAGCCCTTCTGTTGTGAGTCACTGTCATGCTGTAGAACGCAGGCATAAAGTGACCTGCAGTCTATATTGAAAGGAGAGCGGTTGTGCAGAGAGATCATATCTCCCTACTCTACCACACAGCTTAAGTATGTACAGTTAGGGCACCCGGAGTTGCTGATATCCTTATCTGCTGCCCCCCTTCCCGGTAACTAAGCAACTGATGCTATGTCTTTTATATCTGCAGCAGATTGTATCAATATGGCTGCCCAAATACTGGTTTGAAAGGATGCACAGGgctgtagaacataaaatataGTGCATAGAATACAATTGGTCAAGGAACAAGGTGGGCTGGCTTTGCCACCTACCTGAGTTCCCAAGTTTTAAGGGATGGGCATTGCATGAGTCACAAGAAGGGTAAAATAGGCTGTGGCAATACTGAAGTGGAGAAGAGCACCTGTTGATTGTACTAGAGGCTCAAAGATTCAAGGCGGACTCACGGCAGTAAACCACTTAGCTGTTTATGCAGTAGACTGATGGGCATATACTTTGAGCATCCTGGTATGCCTATTTGGCATAATTCCTGTTTTTATGGGAGATCCACCAATTCGAGGCAGTGAGATTAATGAACACAGGTAGGAGTATCTGTACCATCTTTATTTGGATGGACTATTTTGAACCTTTGAACAACTGAAGTTACATTTCTGCCTCCAGCAGTCAGATTTCTACAAATACATGCAAATGAGATGCTGCTCAAGAGACAGAAACTTGGACCTTAATATTTTTACAAATGGAGTGTTTGAAAATATTGTATAAAACTTTATGGGCAGAGATTGTAGGGGAAGAAGGGATGTTATGGTATTGTACTGGCTGTATATGATTCATCTTTTACTATTCTTCTGGCAATTGATGGACTGTGCCTTACAGAAGTCTTCACCCCCTTGTTTTTCTTATCTGTTTACattataacttttttttaaaaaaaaatttgaaatcaGATTTGTGTGCGATGCATCAGTACTAAATAGGCTAAGTTGGTGAGGTGAAATGAGATATATTATATAGGCTAAATTTTAATGGATAAAATAAAGTTCCATGAGCACATGTATTCACCCCTTCTGCTATGCAGCGCCTAAACGTTTCTGCTGCAAGCAGTTACCTTCAGTTACATGCTTAGATTGCATACCCGAGGACTTCCTTTCACTGTGTCACAGACAGTCGGTACACAcctttttctgaaaggccacagaggctgtaaCACAATTAAGCAAGAGGAACCTCTAactaaacaacaccatgaagaccaaggagatctccaaacaagtcagagaccaaGGTGGAGAGCCGTAAGAGTCAAGGTTGGGTTCTAAAAATATATTCCAATCTCCGATGATTCCACCCCTCCTTACCCTCAGAGcattatcaaatggaaagaacatggtaccacaacaaacctgcagcGAGGGCCACCCACAAAAATCCTCAGCCCAAGCAGGGAGtgtattaatcagagaggcagcacacagACCAAAGTTAAACCTGATTTAGCTGCAGAATAcctaagcagagactggagtatatgTCCTTATGACtacaataagccatacactccatagctctggtctttatggaagagtgagcaGAACAAAGCCTTTACTtggagccaaaaattggaaggttcATCTTGAGTTTGACAAGACATGTGGGAGATTCCCCAAATATATGGAGGAaggttctgtggtcagatgagatcaaaaataAACTTTAGCCACCAAAGTAAACTGTGTCTGACGCCAAACCAACATAGCTCATCACTACCAAGAACACAATCCTCACAGTGAAACGTGGTGGTGGGGATGTTTTCTAGCAGCAGGGAAAATTGGTCCTAttcgaggggaagatggatggtgtgaGATGCAGCTTTTTTTCTTGAGCAAAAGTTGTTTTtcagtcagtgatttgagactgggactgATGTTCACCTTCAGACAAGACCATggtccaaagcatactgctaagcaACACTCGTGGTTTAGGTGGAATTTGTAACTGTATTGGAACAGTCTAGTCAAGGCCTAGACtttttaatccaattgagaatctgtggtcagacttaaaGATTGCTGTTCactagaggaaaccatctaacttgaaggagctgaagcagttttgccttgaggaatgggcaaaaatcccaggggcaagatgtggaaagctcatagagacttatccaaaaccACTTGCAACTGTATTtgttgcaaaaggaggctctataAAGTACTGACTTTTGGGGGGTGaaaagttatgcacactgaagttttcagataTTTTGTCTTATTTGTTTGCTTTACAATAAAAagaaccaaatgttcacagttgtagtcaTGTtcttttacatgaactgatgcaaaccctcttAGGGTATTGAAACAAAAATGGCAAAGGGGTGAATACTTTCCCAAGGTGCATGTATGTATGAATTTATTGAATTAACTAAAAATACAATTATGAACGGTGAGCTCAATTTCCTCCTATCTCTATTGAAATAAGCATTTCATAGTTCTGGTGGAGTTGGTGGTAGCAAATGGCTATCTCGTGTAAGGAAAGCTTTAGCTACTGACGCCATTCCCAATATTTTCTAGAAATCGACAGTGCCAGTGCAgagtgggggaaccaggtcagcaaaGCACCATACATGTACAATGCAGTGATGGAGCTGGCTCACAATCTCtaccagtgccatcagcaatgtgtATATAACAGATGCCCTTCTGGAAGGCTGAAATTGGTGCTAGCACTGATCTTGGCTGTTAAGTTCTTTTTATATGCTGTGATCTCTATCAACTGCAGCATGTAGATGGTTGACCACTAAACGTCCCACTTACATAATCAGCCCCCACCCCCTGTGACCTGATCGGTTGACATGACATCTATAAAGCAGTTAGCAGAGATCAAACAATGACAACTGGGTCTGCAGCACATGTATCAGAACTGATGTTagtttaagggtatgttcacactgagtttttcTTGGATAGTCAGAAACTTCTAGTTTTCCAGTGGACACTTATTCAGGAAacttttatttgcattttttttaaagccCATAGTGTTTAAAAGGAGCTCAAAAGCCTGAAATATATGAACAGGAAATCATTTCTTCATAGTAATTGGTTGAATCTTTTGAGCGTTTTGTGGGCGCTTTCTGGTGTTTCTAGGAGCGGAGGCGTTCAAAAACATCAGAAAAAGATGCAATGTTAAAATACCCTTAATCTGTTCTGGCAATACTTATCAGAACCAGTGAGTATTCAAGTCAATTTTCAAGTGCATTTTCCCCAATTACATTTTTCATTGGTCACAATGAGGTAAGGGTAAAAAACTTACTGAATGCAGTTTTTAATATTGTGTGGGGTGCAGTTTAAAATATTGTTTGCGGGAATTTTTACATGCATATCTCTTTTTAGTTAATTTTTACAGACCTGTTCAGTTTTAAGGTAACATACATTTGTAcagtagtggcaaaaaaaaaaaaaaaattatggggcAATTTAGAAAATTCTGACCTAAAACTAAATGATTTGGTCTTAAGTAGATAAAGTAAAAAATATTAGgctgtcatttttatttttaatataacaTGTCCAAGTGGCAAAAAAAAGTGAtcaaaggccacgtgcacacattgagtgtttTGAGTTTTATTACGTCAGTAGTTGTAGCCAAAAGCAGgaatgggtaataaatacagaagtggtgcctgtgtttctattatacttttcctctgtcccactcctggttttggctacaaatactgaggtaagaactcACCACATAATCAAAGTGTGTACGTGGccttatacaaggggctgctgataagtctttggctttatccagaaagaaaccagataggatgatgaaactttacatttattccacatactctccaccgaTGTCAACacataagatttttttttcttgaaggagactgacatgtctctgaaacgcgtagaactgtgaaataaaagagaaatttttaaTATACTCAGCatctggtttttagcgcggcatgaaaCCTGTTTTTCCTTTTTTAACTATATACTTCTACGGGGCCGCTGGTGAACCACCCGGACACTCTCAAatgatcataaggggttgtgactggcacaacctcatcaggtgagtgtaatATTCTTTATTTCTTTCTACCCTCATAccaggtaaggggtgcttcacacacagcgagatcgctgctgagtcacgttttttgtgactcagcagtgacctcattagcgatctcgctgtgtgtgacactgagcagcgatctggcccctgctgtgagatcgctgctcgttacacacagccctggttcgtttttttattgttgctctcccgctgataagcacacatcgctgtgtgtggcagcgagagagcagcaatcctgaatgtgcaggagccggcgtctgacagcctgcgctaagctgtaaacatcgggtaaccaaggtggttacccgatatttaccttcgttaccagcatctgcagctctcacgctgccagtgccggctccctgctccctgcacacgagccggcaggacacatcgggtaaataagcaaaggtttgcttattaacccgatgtgtgctgtggctacgagtgcagggagccagcgctaagcggtgtgcactggtaactaaggtaaacatcgggtaaccatacccgatgtttaccttagttaccagtgtccgcagcttccagacaccggctccgtgcaagcgcagcgtcgcttccacatcgctgctggctgggggctggtcactggtcgctggtgagatctgcctgtttgacagctcaccagcgaccatgtagcgatgcagcagcgatcctgaccaggtcagatcgctggtggaatcgctgcTGTATCGCTAAAGTGTGACCCTAAGACCCTAGtgcgctttcatgtgatgtaacattcattaccatagaaacaaaaagtcacaaagccaaagacttatcagcagcccctcgtaattaGTAGATAATTTGAAGATTAAATTGGACTCCTGTGTTTTTACACATTGGGATGACAGGTGTGGGTGAACAACATGAGAGTTCTGACCCCTTTTTAAAGAATTGCTGTACCCTTTTCCAGCCTAAGGAGCATAAACATCATCTCCAAACAGCTTGGACTATTCCAATCCACAGATGGGTTTCTGTACAAATGAAGGAAATTCAAGACCATTGCACCCTTCCCAGGAGTGGTCAATCAACAAAGATCGATCTAAGAATAAGGTGTAAAATAGTCCTTGAGGTCCGAATGGAACCAAAGATGATCTAATGTTCATGAGTCCACCATCATGTAGATACTGCACAATAATGAGGTATGACAGGATTAGAAGAAAGCCACTGCTGCCAATCTGCAGTTTGCTAAACATCACCTGAACCAGTCAAGTTATTAAAAGAATGCTTAAATTATGCCACCATAAACTGGATTTGAGACCTGTTACTCATGTCACACAAATATCAGGTTTAAGctcaaaaaaaaatgtcaaagcttCAAAATTgctaatttccgatattttcataaGCGCAAAATCTTAACCTAAATTTGCCACTACCGTGAAGTGTAAAatgtcatttaaaaaataaaagtctGAGAATCCTTAAGTTTGGAAGAAACTTTCCAAAGATATTTACACGTAAAGTGACATGTCAGATATGAAAAGTTGGGCTTTTTCAGGGAGGTGAAATCAGACTTCAGCATTACGGGGTTAAATAACACCAGGCAACACAATTTCAAACGTTGTCTGGTTCAGAAATCAAAttagccatttcttaatgattttgatgtGCTAAATTCAAATATGACAAGGAAAACTGTTATTTTGCTAGTTTCCATGAAATATAAAAGTTTGCGTTTAACTATTAcctaaattaaccccttcagccccaagcctattatgaccctaaagaccaggccattttttgcaatttgaccagtgtcactttatgaggttataactcgaacgcttcaacggatcccggtgattctgagattttttcgtGACCTATTGGgcttcatattagtggtaaatttaggccgatattttttgcggttGTTTgtgaaaaaacggaaatttcgtgaAAATTTTGTAACTTTCAAACTTTGAATTGTTATGTTctgaaaccaacgagacatatgacacaaaataattaataacatttccaacatcagcacaattttgggaaaaaaaaaaattaaggaagttagaggggttcaaagtttatgataatagaaaatgagtgggactcagcaccaatatggatgaataaaaatcttcatgctttatttgaaaagtttaaaaataaagaaaagggtcacaaatcatccaaaattgccatgcgacttgccgtgcggcatcaaagtttatgagcaatttctcatttttaaaacAAAATTTTAAGGATTAAAtgtacccccaaaatttgttgggcaatttcttctgagcaagcAGATACctccatatgtggcgaaaaaccactggcaggacttggaaggagcgtcatttgactttttgaacagaaaattagctggaatcgttagccgcaccatgttgcgtttggagagcccctgatgtgctgaaacagtggagctcccccacttgtgaccccattttggaaactagaccccgcatggaatttatctagatgttatttgagcactttgaacctctaggggcttcacaaaagttaataaagttgagccttgaaaataaa encodes the following:
- the MSANTD3 gene encoding myb/SANT-like DNA-binding domain-containing protein 3 isoform X1 — encoded protein: MFTVPWKMQNNEVLKPAKYFSELEKNVLLALVEKYKYVLECKKSDARTIALKQRTWQALAHEYNSQPSVSLRDFKQLKKCWENIKARTRKIMAHERREKLMRCGLASNSLKEKVASMIPEQIYYVQTPSEEESQYNHDSSNPDMECKRVNLLDLELLIDEQGKIQTKPYNKVVETDSLCEDGSPSSSVEKAFHKGDLEILIDEQGKIKTEPIRNVSVTDSVCADGPSPNSIKKESFVVPERDLYSPEKSNIVNMQNRQGGLASPSCSSARITNRTYRSKPTQNGILMKMHEEEHHQQMSILQLQLIQMNEVHVAKVQQIERECEMAEVEHRIKMEILNKKKMYWERKLQTITKEWPVASFNRQFPNSP
- the MSANTD3 gene encoding myb/SANT-like DNA-binding domain-containing protein 3 isoform X2; the protein is MFTVPWKMQNNEVLKPAKYFSELEKNVLLALVEKYKYVLECKKSDARTIALKQRTWQALAHEYNSQPSVSLRDFKQLKKCWENIKARTRKIMAHERREKLMRCGLASNSLKEKVASMIPEQIYYVQTPSEEESQYNHDSSNPDMECKRVNLLDLELLIDEQGKIQTKPYNKVVETDSLCEDGSPSSSVEKESFVVPERDLYSPEKSNIVNMQNRQGGLASPSCSSARITNRTYRSKPTQNGILMKMHEEEHHQQMSILQLQLIQMNEVHVAKVQQIERECEMAEVEHRIKMEILNKKKMYWERKLQTITKEWPVASFNRQFPNSP